In Sulfitobacter albidus, the following proteins share a genomic window:
- a CDS encoding DUF2163 domain-containing protein, with amino-acid sequence MSAPFDPAFEAHLARGVTTVCHAWAITRTDGQVFAFTDHDRELIFAGITFRADTGMSALALQQTTGLSVDNTEALGALSDASLREDEIEQGRFDRAEVLGWLVNWADPAQHWLNFRGTIGELTRAQGGFRAELRGLTEELNRPLGRSYQKPCTAVLGDGDCRFDLSREGYFTDLPVAEVRDARRFVWKDFPSFDFEWFLRGRLEVMEGSAAGLWGEIKTDTIEDGARVIELWEPMRGGITPGTQVRLVAGCDKRKESCRLKFNNFDNFQGFPDLPGEDWLLAVPTSSKANTGGSLR; translated from the coding sequence ATGAGCGCGCCCTTTGATCCCGCCTTTGAGGCGCATCTTGCGCGCGGGGTGACGACCGTTTGTCATGCCTGGGCGATCACGCGCACCGACGGGCAGGTCTTTGCCTTTACCGATCACGACCGTGAACTGATATTTGCGGGCATCACCTTTCGCGCCGATACCGGCATGAGCGCGCTGGCGTTGCAGCAGACCACGGGCCTGTCGGTGGACAACACCGAGGCGCTGGGCGCGCTGTCGGACGCAAGCCTGCGCGAGGACGAGATCGAGCAGGGGCGGTTTGACCGTGCCGAGGTGCTCGGCTGGCTGGTCAACTGGGCGGACCCCGCGCAACACTGGCTGAACTTTCGTGGCACGATCGGGGAGCTGACGCGCGCGCAGGGGGGCTTTCGCGCCGAGTTGCGGGGCCTGACCGAAGAGTTGAACCGCCCGCTGGGCCGCAGCTATCAAAAACCCTGCACGGCGGTGCTGGGCGATGGTGATTGCCGTTTCGATCTGAGCCGTGAGGGATATTTCACCGATCTGCCCGTGGCCGAGGTGCGCGATGCCCGGCGGTTTGTCTGGAAGGATTTCCCCTCGTTCGATTTCGAGTGGTTCCTGCGCGGCAGGCTGGAGGTAATGGAAGGCTCCGCCGCCGGGCTTTGGGGGGAGATCAAGACCGACACCATTGAGGATGGCGCGCGGGTGATCGAGCTGTGGGAGCCGATGCGCGGGGGGATCACGCCGGGCACGCAGGTGCGTCTGGTCGCGGGCTGTGACAAGCGCAAGGAGAGCTGCCGGTTGAAGTTCAACAACTTCGACAACTTTCAGGGCTTTCCGGATCTGCCGGGTGAGGATTGGCTGCTGGCGGTGCCGACCTCGTCAAAGGCCAACACGGGCGGGTCGCTCAGATGA
- a CDS encoding rcc01693 family protein produces MRAGLHGLRLSPEAFWSLTPAELQMMLGATAGAKPLLRDGLEALMAAYPDTLKEDEDARR; encoded by the coding sequence ATGCGGGCGGGGCTGCACGGTCTGCGGTTGAGCCCGGAGGCGTTCTGGAGCCTTACGCCCGCGGAGCTGCAAATGATGCTGGGGGCGACAGCGGGGGCCAAGCCGCTGCTGCGCGACGGGCTTGAGGCGTTGATGGCTGCCTATCCCGACACTCTGAAGGAGGATGAAGATGCGAGACGATGA
- a CDS encoding SPFH domain-containing protein, whose product MFDTFAIPFVILAAVLLVAVLATCIVITRQQHVRFIETFGRFSSTRQAGLSLKLPWPIQIATSNFSMKIQELAEDITVKSSDNAFVVVPIRVQYAVTPERANAAFYRLENAERQVASYVVNQVRSTAAEMSFEELFRAKSRFEEDVAETLTERLSDYGYVIENVLVDDPQPSADLKTAFDRVLASKRLREAAQNEGEAVRIKAVLEAEASKEAMILKAEGYARFREIIAEGNAKALSDFVGNTGIAPQAVLDFFAQTNTMEALRDAADSGGKTVLVTGDTPQSLHGLFAKDAEHGS is encoded by the coding sequence ATGTTTGATACCTTCGCGATCCCGTTTGTCATCCTCGCTGCGGTCCTGCTGGTTGCCGTGCTTGCGACCTGTATCGTGATTACACGCCAGCAGCACGTCCGCTTCATCGAGACGTTCGGCCGTTTTTCCTCGACCCGGCAGGCTGGGCTATCGCTCAAGCTGCCCTGGCCTATCCAGATCGCGACGTCAAATTTTTCGATGAAGATACAGGAGCTTGCAGAAGATATCACCGTCAAGTCGAGTGATAACGCCTTTGTGGTCGTCCCGATCAGGGTACAATACGCCGTGACACCCGAACGCGCGAATGCCGCCTTCTACCGGCTTGAGAACGCCGAGCGGCAGGTCGCCTCCTACGTCGTCAATCAGGTACGTTCAACCGCGGCTGAGATGAGTTTTGAAGAGTTGTTCCGCGCCAAGAGCCGGTTTGAAGAGGATGTGGCCGAAACCCTGACCGAACGGCTCAGCGATTACGGTTATGTTATCGAGAACGTCTTGGTCGACGATCCGCAGCCTTCAGCCGACCTGAAAACCGCCTTCGACCGGGTTCTCGCCTCCAAGCGTCTGCGCGAAGCCGCGCAGAACGAGGGTGAGGCAGTGCGGATCAAGGCGGTGCTGGAGGCGGAAGCCTCGAAGGAGGCGATGATCCTCAAGGCAGAAGGGTACGCGCGTTTTCGGGAGATCATCGCGGAAGGAAATGCCAAAGCCCTGTCGGATTTTGTGGGCAATACAGGCATCGCGCCACAAGCGGTTTTGGATTTCTTTGCTCAGACCAACACGATGGAAGCGTTGCGGGATGCCGCAGACAGCGGCGGCAAAACCGTTCTTGTCACAGGCGACACACCACAGTCACTGCATGGCCTCTTCGCCAAGGACGCAGAGCACGGCAGCTGA
- a CDS encoding phage major tail protein, TP901-1 family — translation MAVQAGKDLLVKVDMTTDGNFETLAGLRATRISFNAEAVDVTALDSSGGWRELLGGAGVRSAAISGSGVFRDAATDERARQLLFDGLTPDFQVVIPGFGVVEGPFQVTALEYAGQLNGEATYEISLASAGELQFIADVDPVI, via the coding sequence ATGGCTGTTCAGGCAGGTAAAGACCTTTTGGTCAAGGTGGACATGACCACCGACGGGAATTTCGAAACACTGGCGGGGCTGCGCGCGACGCGCATCAGCTTTAACGCGGAGGCGGTGGATGTCACCGCGCTGGACAGCTCGGGCGGGTGGCGTGAGCTGCTGGGCGGCGCCGGTGTACGCTCCGCCGCGATCAGCGGGTCGGGGGTGTTTCGCGATGCCGCGACCGATGAGCGGGCGCGCCAGCTGCTGTTCGACGGGCTGACACCGGATTTTCAGGTGGTGATCCCCGGTTTTGGCGTGGTCGAGGGGCCGTTTCAGGTGACGGCGCTGGAATACGCAGGCCAGCTGAACGGGGAGGCGACCTATGAGATCAGCCTCGCCTCGGCCGGTGAGCTGCAATTCATCGCAGACGTTGATCCGGTCATCTGA
- the cysE gene encoding serine O-acetyltransferase has product MAHPHSKLASVDPVWDQIKRDAQQAVTDEPLIGGFVHATILHHPTIEKALSYRVAAKLSSNEMSMMVVREVVEQAYLEDPGLVEAARADLVAIFERDPACHRLLQPILYFKGFQAVQAYRVGHHLWMQGKRDLAYFFQMRVSEIFGVDIHPAAKLGKGIMIDHAHSIVIGETAVVGDNVSMLHSVTLGGTGKEEEDRHPKIGDGVLIGAGAKVLGNITIGHCSRIAAGSVVLEAVPACKTVAGIPARIVGEAGCDQPSISMNHMLGPWEE; this is encoded by the coding sequence ATGGCACACCCCCACAGCAAACTTGCCAGCGTTGACCCGGTCTGGGACCAGATCAAGCGCGACGCGCAGCAGGCGGTCACGGATGAGCCGCTGATTGGCGGCTTTGTGCACGCCACGATCCTGCATCACCCGACCATCGAAAAGGCGCTGTCCTACCGCGTTGCGGCGAAACTGTCGTCAAACGAGATGTCGATGATGGTGGTGCGTGAGGTGGTCGAACAGGCCTATCTGGAAGACCCTGGCCTTGTGGAGGCCGCCCGCGCCGATCTGGTCGCGATATTCGAGCGTGATCCCGCCTGCCACCGGCTCCTCCAGCCGATTCTGTATTTCAAAGGGTTTCAGGCGGTGCAGGCGTACCGCGTCGGCCATCACCTGTGGATGCAGGGCAAACGCGATCTGGCCTATTTCTTTCAGATGCGGGTGTCCGAGATCTTTGGTGTGGATATTCATCCGGCAGCCAAGCTGGGCAAGGGGATCATGATCGACCATGCCCATTCCATCGTGATCGGCGAGACGGCCGTGGTGGGCGACAATGTCTCGATGCTGCATTCGGTGACGCTTGGCGGGACCGGTAAGGAGGAGGAAGATCGCCACCCCAAGATCGGCGATGGCGTGTTGATCGGGGCAGGGGCCAAGGTGCTGGGCAACATCACCATCGGTCATTGCAGCCGCATCGCCGCCGGCTCGGTCGTGTTGGAAGCTGTGCCCGCCTGCAAAACCGTCGCGGGGATCCCTGCCCGAATCGTCGGTGAAGCGGGTTGCGATCAGCCGTCGATTTCCATGAACCACATGCTGGGCCCCTGGGAAGAGTGA
- a CDS encoding gene transfer agent family protein: MTNRWRGEVAITLDGQAYRMRLTLGALAELEDELGEGSLMALVERFEGHAFSARDVLALLHAGLRGGGTMMDPETLAQAEVAGGPMAAARAAAELLARAFVTAP, encoded by the coding sequence ATGACCAATCGGTGGAGGGGAGAGGTGGCGATCACGCTCGACGGTCAGGCGTACCGGATGCGCCTGACGCTGGGTGCGCTGGCCGAGCTTGAGGACGAGCTGGGCGAAGGGTCGCTAATGGCGCTGGTGGAGCGGTTTGAGGGCCATGCGTTTAGCGCGCGCGACGTGCTGGCGCTGCTGCACGCGGGTCTGCGTGGCGGGGGGACGATGATGGACCCAGAGACGTTGGCGCAGGCCGAGGTGGCGGGCGGTCCGATGGCAGCCGCCCGTGCCGCCGCCGAATTGCTGGCGCGGGCGTTTGTGACCGCCCCGTGA
- a CDS encoding phage head closure protein, whose protein sequence is MSAPRLNRRLVLEAPTRLGDGAGGFVEGWAPLGALWAEVRPSTGSETAQGGAPISRMRYRITVRGAPVGSPERPAAQQRFREDGRIFTIEAVTERDSEGRYLTCFAQEEQVV, encoded by the coding sequence GTGAGCGCGCCGCGTCTCAACCGCCGCCTTGTGCTGGAGGCACCGACGCGTCTGGGCGACGGGGCGGGCGGCTTTGTCGAGGGGTGGGCGCCGTTGGGCGCGCTCTGGGCGGAGGTGCGTCCGAGCACGGGCAGCGAGACCGCGCAGGGCGGCGCGCCGATCAGCCGGATGCGCTACCGCATCACGGTACGCGGCGCCCCCGTCGGCAGCCCGGAACGGCCTGCGGCACAGCAGCGGTTTCGCGAAGACGGTCGGATTTTCACCATCGAAGCAGTGACGGAGCGCGACAGCGAGGGGCGCTATCTGACCTGCTTTGCCCAAGAGGAGCAGGTGGTATGA
- a CDS encoding peptidase: protein MSRAAIVAAARGWIGTPYVHQAATRGAGSDCLGVVRGIWREVYGHEPEAVPAYSMDWSEPEGEERLWRAALRHLAPVATPAPGCVLLFRMRAGSVAKHLGVMTAEGDAPAFVHAYSGHGVVESPLSAPWRRRIVATFDFP from the coding sequence ATGAGCCGGGCGGCCATTGTGGCGGCGGCCCGCGGCTGGATCGGCACACCTTATGTGCACCAGGCGGCGACGCGCGGGGCGGGCAGCGACTGTCTGGGTGTCGTGCGCGGGATCTGGCGCGAGGTCTACGGCCATGAACCCGAGGCCGTGCCTGCCTATTCGATGGATTGGTCTGAGCCCGAGGGCGAAGAACGGTTGTGGCGCGCCGCGCTGCGCCATCTGGCGCCTGTCGCGACACCCGCACCGGGCTGCGTGCTGCTGTTTCGGATGCGCGCGGGATCGGTGGCCAAACATCTTGGCGTGATGACCGCGGAGGGCGATGCGCCTGCCTTCGTGCACGCCTATTCGGGCCACGGCGTGGTTGAAAGCCCGCTGAGTGCCCCCTGGCGCCGCCGGATCGTGGCGACATTTGACTTTCCCTGA
- a CDS encoding baseplate multidomain protein megatron: MATILFSAAGAAIGGSVGGTLAGLSSVAIGRAVGATLGRVVDQKILGTGAQAVETGKVDRFRLSSAGEGDPIPQLFGRMRVGGQVIWASDFEETASVSGGGKGRPSRPKTTEYSYSVNLAIALGTGEISRVGRIWADGEEIAPDDLNLTVYTGSAHQQPDPLMEAIEGPGQVPAYRGTAYVVIEALGLQAFGNRVPQFSFEVVRPEQSGAPGASHALPYGVQGVALIPGTGEYSLATTPVSYEGPDEARWSANINSPSGKPDFTTSFEALTDEVPALRSASLVVSWFGSDLRMEHCDLRPKVEDPDIDGEEMPWIVSGLRRDEAQVIAKGADDRPIYGGTPADQAVIEAIRAMRTAGKEVMFYPFILMDQDESNELPNPYTGQTGQPALPWRGRITLDAAPGQEGSSDGTVAATAQVGAFFGTVTAADFTVLDGEVSYTGPDEWSLTRFILHYAALCAAAGGVEAFCISSEMRGLTQVRSSRDSFPAVDALRALAAEARSLLGAQTKISYAADWSEYFGYTPQDGTGDVFFHLDPLWADPQIDFIGVDNYMPLSDWREGIDHLDAQSFETIYDMAYLQSNIEGGEGYDWFYGSQEERDFQRRTPITDGAYDEPWTFRYKDFRGWWENLHFNRIDGVKVNDPTGWLPGLKPFWFTEYGCAAIDKGTNQPNKFLDPKSSESSLPRYSDGARDDLIQMQYLRAMIDYWAQPENNPQGIEYDGPMIDMRRAFVWAWDVRPYPFFPGNRDLWSDGANYARGHWLNGRTSNRSLASVVGEICRRSGVLAFDTSGLYGIVRGYGISAVSEARSALQPLMIRFGFDAIERDGVLCFRMRDGLRATDLDPTGFAVSRALDGTLVQGREAEAELSGRVRVRFIQADGNFEVISEEAVLNDARTHAVSSTEFSMTLTRAEGRQVAERFLNEARIARETVQFALPPSRMAVRAGDVVSLPGDQAEGAALYRVDRVDQAEFQQIEAVRIDPELYDPAPLSEEAASIQAFVAPVPVSSLFMDLPLIRGDEIPYAPYIAASANPWPGSVALYSSPTGANFALDTLLPIRATVGTTRTALLRAHPGRIDRGAALEVKLVSGRLESVSRPALLSGANLAAVGDGSPGNWELIQFQDVELIAQNTYLLRTRLRGQAGSDGLMPDVWPEGSKFVLLNGVPQQIALERNLRGVAQTYRIGPARRPIEDNSFRELVRAFDGNGLRPYAPAHLRASGADDLDISWIRRTRVDGDPWEAPEVPLGEESESYLMRVRKDGAVLREEILSAPAFSYSASAQAGDGAVAPFDIEVAQISSTYGPGMAARITVGA; this comes from the coding sequence ATGGCAACGATACTATTCTCCGCGGCGGGCGCCGCGATTGGTGGCTCCGTCGGGGGCACGCTGGCGGGATTGTCGTCGGTGGCAATCGGGCGTGCAGTTGGGGCGACGCTGGGCCGGGTGGTGGACCAGAAGATCCTCGGGACCGGTGCGCAGGCAGTCGAGACCGGCAAGGTCGACCGTTTCCGCCTCAGCAGTGCAGGAGAGGGCGATCCGATCCCGCAGCTGTTCGGGCGCATGCGTGTGGGCGGTCAAGTGATCTGGGCCTCGGATTTTGAGGAGACCGCCAGCGTGAGCGGCGGCGGCAAGGGGCGGCCATCGCGGCCCAAGACGACAGAGTACAGCTATAGCGTCAATCTGGCTATCGCGCTGGGCACGGGGGAGATCTCGCGCGTGGGCCGTATCTGGGCCGACGGGGAGGAGATTGCGCCCGATGATTTGAACCTCACGGTGTATACCGGGTCTGCCCATCAGCAGCCCGACCCGTTGATGGAGGCGATCGAGGGGCCCGGGCAGGTGCCGGCCTATCGCGGCACGGCCTATGTGGTGATCGAGGCGCTGGGCCTGCAGGCCTTTGGCAATCGCGTGCCGCAATTCTCGTTCGAGGTTGTGCGCCCGGAGCAGTCCGGCGCGCCGGGCGCAAGCCACGCCTTGCCCTACGGCGTGCAAGGCGTCGCGCTGATCCCGGGCACGGGGGAGTATTCGCTGGCCACCACGCCGGTCAGCTACGAAGGGCCGGATGAGGCGCGCTGGAGCGCCAATATCAACAGCCCCTCCGGCAAGCCCGATTTCACGACATCTTTCGAGGCGCTGACCGACGAAGTGCCGGCCCTTCGGTCAGCATCGCTGGTGGTGTCGTGGTTTGGCTCTGATCTGCGCATGGAGCACTGTGATCTGCGACCCAAGGTGGAGGACCCGGACATCGATGGCGAAGAGATGCCGTGGATTGTCTCGGGCCTGCGGCGCGATGAGGCGCAGGTGATCGCGAAGGGAGCTGATGATCGCCCGATTTATGGGGGCACACCGGCTGACCAGGCCGTGATCGAGGCCATTCGGGCCATGCGCACCGCGGGCAAAGAGGTCATGTTTTATCCCTTCATCCTCATGGATCAGGATGAAAGCAACGAATTGCCAAACCCTTACACCGGTCAGACCGGCCAACCGGCGTTGCCGTGGCGCGGGCGGATCACGCTGGATGCGGCACCGGGGCAGGAAGGGAGCTCTGACGGGACGGTTGCCGCAACGGCGCAGGTCGGTGCGTTCTTTGGCACCGTCACGGCAGCGGATTTCACCGTCTTGGACGGCGAGGTCTCTTACACAGGCCCCGACGAATGGAGCCTGACGCGATTCATCCTTCACTATGCCGCCCTCTGCGCCGCGGCGGGTGGGGTCGAGGCGTTCTGCATCAGCTCAGAGATGCGCGGGCTGACGCAGGTGCGGTCAAGCCGCGACAGCTTTCCCGCGGTCGATGCCCTGAGGGCGCTGGCAGCGGAGGCGCGCAGCCTTCTGGGCGCACAGACCAAGATCAGCTATGCCGCCGATTGGTCGGAGTATTTTGGCTATACCCCGCAGGACGGGACGGGGGATGTGTTCTTTCACCTCGATCCGCTCTGGGCCGATCCGCAGATCGACTTCATCGGTGTGGATAATTACATGCCGTTGTCGGACTGGCGCGAAGGGATCGATCACCTCGACGCGCAGTCCTTCGAGACGATCTATGACATGGCCTATCTGCAATCCAATATCGAGGGTGGCGAGGGCTATGACTGGTTCTACGGCTCGCAGGAGGAGCGTGATTTTCAGCGCCGCACGCCGATCACCGATGGCGCGTACGATGAGCCCTGGACGTTCCGCTACAAGGATTTCCGCGGCTGGTGGGAAAACCTGCATTTCAACCGCATTGACGGGGTGAAGGTGAACGACCCCACAGGCTGGTTGCCGGGGCTCAAGCCGTTCTGGTTCACCGAATACGGCTGTGCGGCGATCGACAAGGGCACCAACCAGCCCAACAAGTTCCTCGATCCAAAGTCTTCAGAAAGCAGCCTGCCGCGCTATTCGGATGGCGCGCGCGATGATCTCATTCAGATGCAGTACCTGCGGGCGATGATCGATTATTGGGCCCAGCCCGAGAATAACCCCCAAGGGATCGAATACGACGGGCCCATGATCGACATGCGCCGCGCCTTTGTCTGGGCGTGGGATGTGCGGCCCTATCCGTTTTTTCCCGGCAACCGCGATCTGTGGAGCGACGGGGCAAACTACGCGCGGGGTCATTGGCTCAACGGGCGTACGTCCAATCGCAGCCTTGCTTCCGTCGTGGGCGAGATTTGCCGCCGGTCGGGTGTGTTGGCCTTTGATACCAGCGGTCTTTACGGGATCGTGCGCGGCTACGGTATCAGCGCGGTCAGCGAGGCGCGTAGCGCATTGCAGCCACTGATGATCCGCTTTGGTTTTGACGCGATCGAGCGCGACGGGGTTCTGTGTTTCCGCATGCGCGATGGGCTGCGGGCGACGGACCTGGATCCGACCGGATTTGCCGTCAGCCGCGCGCTGGACGGCACGCTTGTTCAGGGGCGCGAGGCGGAGGCAGAGCTGTCCGGTCGGGTGCGCGTACGCTTCATCCAGGCGGACGGCAATTTTGAGGTCATCAGCGAGGAGGCGGTGCTGAACGACGCGCGCACGCATGCAGTGTCATCGACCGAATTTTCGATGACACTGACGCGCGCCGAAGGACGGCAAGTGGCGGAGCGATTCCTGAACGAGGCGCGGATTGCGCGGGAGACAGTGCAATTTGCGTTGCCGCCGTCGCGGATGGCGGTGCGGGCGGGGGATGTGGTCTCGCTCCCCGGCGATCAGGCCGAGGGCGCCGCGCTTTATCGGGTGGACCGGGTGGATCAGGCTGAATTCCAGCAGATCGAGGCCGTGCGGATCGACCCAGAGCTCTACGATCCTGCGCCGCTTTCGGAAGAGGCCGCGTCGATACAGGCGTTCGTGGCGCCCGTTCCGGTGTCCTCGCTGTTCATGGATCTGCCGCTTATCCGGGGCGATGAGATCCCCTATGCGCCCTATATTGCGGCCAGCGCCAATCCATGGCCGGGGAGCGTCGCACTTTATTCCAGTCCGACGGGCGCGAATTTTGCTCTCGATACCCTGCTTCCGATCCGCGCGACTGTCGGTACCACGCGCACGGCGCTTTTGCGGGCGCATCCGGGGCGGATCGACCGGGGCGCGGCGCTTGAGGTCAAGCTTGTGAGCGGGCGGCTCGAATCGGTCAGCCGCCCGGCGTTGCTCAGCGGTGCCAATCTGGCTGCCGTGGGGGATGGATCGCCGGGAAATTGGGAGTTGATTCAGTTTCAGGACGTGGAGTTGATCGCGCAGAACACCTATCTGCTGCGCACGCGTCTGCGGGGTCAGGCGGGGAGCGACGGTTTGATGCCGGATGTCTGGCCCGAGGGGAGCAAATTTGTTCTGCTGAACGGGGTTCCCCAGCAGATCGCGCTTGAGCGTAACTTGCGCGGCGTCGCGCAGACTTACCGTATCGGCCCGGCCCGGCGCCCGATCGAGGACAACTCGTTCCGCGAGCTTGTGCGCGCCTTTGACGGGAACGGGCTGAGACCCTACGCCCCAGCGCATCTGCGCGCCAGCGGAGCCGATGATCTTGATATAAGCTGGATCCGGCGCACGCGGGTGGATGGCGATCCATGGGAAGCGCCCGAGGTGCCCCTGGGGGAGGAAAGCGAGAGCTACCTGATGCGGGTGCGAAAGGACGGTGCTGTCCTGCGCGAGGAAATCCTGAGCGCCCCTGCCTTTTCCTACAGCGCCTCGGCGCAGGCGGGCGACGGGGCAGTCGCGCCTTTCGACATCGAGGTGGCGCAGATTTCGTCGACCTACGGGCCAGGCATGGCCGCACGGATCACCGTGGGGGCGTGA
- a CDS encoding phage tail tape measure protein — protein MRDDDSFDDLHDDTQALNQTLGQTSVLVSGFDSELRRMRTSLAATGKDVATLEKGLSRGLRKAFDGVVFDGMKLSDALSTVAQTLSRTAYNAAIKPVTDHFGGLISQGVNGLVSGILPFANGAPFSQGKVMPFASGGVVDQATHFGMRGGLGVMGEAGPEAIMPLSRGPDGKLGVRAQGGGGGAPTVVMNITTPDAASFQRSRGQIAAQMTRALGAAQKIR, from the coding sequence ATGCGAGACGATGACAGTTTTGACGATCTGCACGACGACACGCAGGCCCTGAACCAGACCCTTGGCCAGACCAGTGTTCTGGTCTCCGGTTTTGACAGTGAGCTGCGGCGCATGCGGACCTCGCTGGCGGCGACGGGCAAGGATGTCGCGACGCTGGAGAAAGGGCTGAGCCGTGGGCTGCGCAAGGCGTTCGATGGCGTCGTCTTTGACGGGATGAAGCTGTCGGATGCGCTGAGCACCGTGGCGCAGACCCTGTCGCGCACGGCCTACAACGCGGCGATCAAGCCGGTGACGGATCACTTTGGCGGGCTGATCTCGCAGGGGGTGAACGGGCTCGTGAGTGGCATCCTGCCCTTTGCCAACGGTGCGCCCTTCAGCCAGGGCAAGGTGATGCCCTTTGCCAGCGGCGGCGTGGTGGATCAGGCGACGCATTTCGGGATGCGCGGGGGCCTTGGCGTGATGGGCGAGGCGGGACCGGAGGCGATCATGCCGCTGTCGCGTGGCCCCGACGGCAAGCTGGGCGTGCGCGCTCAGGGCGGGGGCGGTGGCGCGCCGACGGTCGTGATGAACATCACGACGCCCGATGCCGCGTCCTTCCAACGCTCGCGCGGGCAGATCGCGGCACAGATGACGCGCGCCTTGGGCGCTGCGCAAAAGATCAGATAG
- a CDS encoding DUF2460 domain-containing protein codes for MNISETNFHEVQFPADLSFGAVGGPQRRVDVVTLANGYEERNTPWAHSRRMYDAGLGMRSLDDIERVIAFYEARYGQMFGFRWKDWSDYKSGVPSAGITYEDQQIATGDGVQVAFQLIKTYRSGDHSYARPITKPVAGSVVVAVEQDELRESIDYEVDATTGVLTFVHAPDPDTRVYAGYEFDVPVRFDSDSLLTNIASFQAGQVPDIPVREVRV; via the coding sequence ATGAATATTTCCGAGACAAATTTCCACGAGGTGCAGTTTCCTGCCGACCTGAGCTTTGGCGCGGTGGGCGGGCCCCAGCGGCGGGTGGACGTCGTGACGCTGGCCAACGGCTATGAGGAGCGCAACACGCCCTGGGCCCATTCGCGCAGGATGTATGACGCGGGGCTGGGAATGCGCTCGCTCGACGATATCGAACGAGTGATTGCGTTCTACGAGGCGCGTTACGGGCAGATGTTCGGGTTTCGGTGGAAGGATTGGTCGGATTACAAATCCGGCGTGCCGTCGGCCGGGATCACCTATGAGGATCAGCAGATCGCGACGGGCGACGGCGTGCAGGTGGCGTTTCAGCTGATCAAGACCTACCGCTCGGGCGATCACAGCTATGCGAGGCCGATCACCAAGCCGGTTGCGGGGTCGGTCGTTGTCGCGGTTGAACAGGACGAGCTGCGCGAGAGCATCGACTATGAGGTCGACGCGACCACCGGTGTACTGACGTTTGTGCACGCACCCGATCCCGATACCCGAGTCTATGCCGGGTATGAATTCGATGTACCCGTGCGGTTTGACAGCGACAGCCTGCTGACCAACATCGCGAGCTTTCAGGCGGGGCAAGTGCCGGATATTCCGGTCCGCGAGGTGCGGGTATGA
- a CDS encoding DUF3168 domain-containing protein has translation MSYAYSAALQTAIFGALSADAALSQEVGDAIYDAVPSGTLPDIYVRLGSESVRDASDASGAGSAHQVTVSVITTAPGFASAKRAAGAVSDALHEADLTLDAGRLVSLRFERATARRIDGASARQIDLRFRARISDD, from the coding sequence ATGAGCTATGCGTATTCGGCGGCCTTACAGACCGCGATCTTTGGTGCGTTGAGCGCGGATGCGGCGCTGTCGCAGGAGGTCGGCGACGCGATCTATGACGCGGTGCCTTCGGGCACATTGCCCGACATCTACGTTCGGCTGGGATCGGAGAGCGTGCGGGACGCCTCAGACGCGAGTGGCGCGGGATCTGCGCATCAGGTGACCGTTTCCGTCATCACGACGGCCCCCGGCTTTGCCAGTGCGAAACGCGCGGCGGGGGCGGTGAGTGACGCGCTGCACGAGGCCGATCTGACCCTTGATGCCGGGCGGCTTGTCTCGCTGCGGTTCGAGCGGGCGACGGCGCGGCGCATCGATGGCGCCTCGGCGCGGCAAATTGATCTGCGCTTTCGCGCGCGGATCTCGGACGACTGA
- a CDS encoding head-tail connector protein: MTRFEKGFAMLIEETNVPDAALPVDALKAHLRLGSGFGQDTVQDGVLAGFLRAALAAVEARTGKALMAREFTQSVGELRGAEALNLAVAPVTVIASVTLVSRDGAEQTVSPDIYWLERDGHTPKLRAAAACLPGPERGGALRVRFLAGFGAEFDDLPADLRQAVLMLAAHYYEYRHDTALSDGCMPFGVSSLIERFRNLRIGLSGART; this comes from the coding sequence ATGACAAGGTTTGAGAAAGGCTTTGCGATGTTGATCGAAGAGACAAATGTGCCCGATGCGGCCCTGCCGGTAGACGCGTTGAAGGCGCATTTGCGTCTCGGGAGCGGGTTTGGCCAGGATACGGTGCAGGACGGTGTGCTCGCAGGGTTCTTGCGTGCGGCGTTGGCGGCGGTGGAGGCGCGCACGGGCAAGGCGCTGATGGCGCGGGAATTCACGCAGAGCGTCGGCGAACTGCGTGGTGCGGAAGCGCTGAACCTTGCCGTGGCACCGGTGACGGTGATCGCATCGGTGACGCTGGTCAGCCGCGATGGCGCGGAGCAGACGGTGTCGCCGGATATCTACTGGCTGGAACGCGACGGGCACACGCCCAAGCTGCGCGCGGCGGCGGCCTGTTTGCCAGGGCCCGAGCGGGGCGGCGCGTTGCGGGTACGGTTTCTGGCGGGCTTTGGTGCGGAGTTCGACGATCTGCCCGCCGATTTGCGTCAGGCGGTGCTGATGCTGGCCGCGCATTACTATGAATACCGCCACGACACGGCGCTGAGCGATGGCTGCATGCCCTTTGGCGTGTCCTCGCTGATCGAGCGGTTCCGCAATCTGCGGATCGGCCTGAGCGGGGCGCGCACGTGA